From Clarias gariepinus isolate MV-2021 ecotype Netherlands chromosome 1, CGAR_prim_01v2, whole genome shotgun sequence:
tttttctcatactttttattcatttacaaacttattcatattatttatttatttatttattgttattgtttattttgcagagcGAACTCCACTGATGGTGATTAAAGAGGAGAAGACGTGgcgagaagccctgaggttctgCAGACAGAATCATGTGGACCTGGTTTCTGTTCAGTCACAGGAAATGCAGAACAGGGTGGAATTAGTCACTCAAAATGTCTCCACTAATGCATCATCAATGTGGATTGGTCTGCGTCACACCTGCGCTCTGGGCTTCTGGTACTGGGTGACAGGAGAGACCATCTGCTACCAAAACTGGGCTCCAGGTAACGGGACCGGAGTGGAAGACTGTGGTGATGTGGAGAGAACCGGAGCGATGCTGTCTGACAGTAAGGAGTGGATCAGCCTGCCAGAGACTCAAACACTCCCCTTCATCTGTGTCACCTTCTAGTGGAGGTCAGAGATCTGTACATTTGTCTATTATTGAAGTCATTCATTGAGAAATTGAACTGattcttctccttttttaggATACCAGAAGTGGATGCACTGGAGTTCAGCTGGATGCTCACAGTTCAGGACCAGACTTTTCTTTCTCAACATAATTTGGTTGAGAAACAGCCTGGTAGATGATAAAGTACTTtccaaacaatgttttttttttttaataagatttttttctgtataatatAATGGACCTGTCATAGTAATAGTGACATTGTAATAGTGTGTAGCGTGACAAATCTATCTAAGTAACTATTTCTAAATATTAACCAATAGTAGTGGTGTGAGCCTTCTCCATATCTCTTTTAATTTGATGCAGTTTTACGGTATCAGCACTGGAAGCttaataaagaattattttacAATCAGACAATGTGATTGAGCTTAACCAATAGAaagaaaatacaatttattttgtgCAATAATATTAGCCGCACAAGAAATTTTGAAATGTTaaagctgtttttcttttttaccaatttgactttttcattaaaacattaGTTAGTCTGTGTCACACCTGTGCCACCACAGTCCGGGGGAGTGAGATCCGGTTCCCCGGACTATTGAGCCGaggctttgtctccccctagtgtgtctacgttgGTATGTCTTCCCCTTATCACAAATTATGtacacctgtgtctctcccctgtgtgtctttatttaggccagccgaacccgtagtgtcttgtccgttcactgttgtTGCTATGTTTGTTTCGCACGTGTTTTCCCAACCTCACTATAACCTCCTGTCTCCTCCTCAGGACTAAGCCGAGTCTGCAGGGTTGGGGTAAGGCCTTTGTAACCAGGCAGTAGGGTCAAGGTCACGGTCAAGACGCCAGCCAAGCGCAGCGTAGAGCCCACGTGACATTTCTGTTAGTTTGCTGTTCAGCTCTTGTGTGTTCatgcccgcctgcagacccagcctgacgaggctgttttgtgtttgtgtttatttggttttgtttataTCATCTCAGTTTAAGAAGAGTTCAAGATGCGTGGGAAAGCttaccaaaaacaataaaaagagaCTCGCGTGTGTTTTCAACCCATACCTGCATCTTGCATCCGAGTTACAGACAACCTGCCACAAATAGATTGTAAAGCTCATCAGCATTGTTGGTAGGTTAACTGCTGATCATTTTccaaaatgaatatataaataaatgttaactgaAATTGTGTGTATAcgtacatttctttttaaatttatcaCTCAAAGTCCATGTAGATTTTGTAATCGGTTGTGCTGGCAAAAGCCTGAGCTAGAGGTTACCTGAATCAGATATTGCCTACAGCATCACACTCCCTCCAATGTCTTTTCTTTATCCCACAGAACATCCTGATAAAATCACTTCCTCCTTCCTTTGCTCAACTTGAATTGCTCAAGTCTTCTACATATGTTGCGTTCGAAACACTGACTACAAGAAGCAGTTATTTGCTGACCCCCTAATACACTCCAGACCTTTACATGCGCTCCATCAAACACTACTGTTattataacattaacattttcccTTCATCTGTGACCATCCATAATGCTTTGGCTTATCCCGCAATTAGCATATAGCATATTAGTCCTTTTGCTTCAagatatgtttttttcctccattttcAAATTCTATGCTTCTCTAGAAACAAAATTAGTGTCTCTTCAGAAAGCTTTATGCATcatttttgtaactttttttaaagtaattttacaaaatcaaaatgtcaCTAAAACCAAATTTTGCCAGTTGGATGTTTCACTGACTTTTTTGGTGAATTGTTTATCCTTCCGTGCCAAGGATTTTCCTGACCTATTAAATTCGCTCTCctcaatttataattattaagaaAAGTGTTGATCTGTTGTCCTTGGCTGAAGTCTTTCGACATCTGCTGCATCATTTCCTGTTGCtcacttaatttttaaatcaatcGTTTGATGCAAGaacagttcattcttttatCACTGATTTTTGATTAACAGACTATTAGATGGGAATGTGGGTCTGGTACCTTACCTTGTGACATGCCTTGTTTGTCCCTGCAATGTTGAATCTACAGTACCACATTTCACACCAGGCCCAGAGCATCTAATCAACCGGAAAGCATGAGTTACTCTAACGCTagtcaagggaaaaaaatagccattgataaagtaaattattttttacatagaataataataataatattaataatagttattattattattattattattattattattaataataataataataataatgtgctcaatgtcatttacatatttttcaaCATGGATAATATTTTCtctcattaattaaaataaacatgtgtatacaacagattatcattgttcaaccaaacatacagtaattatatgatgaaaaaaatatgcataaaaagtctAAAGAcacatattctctctctcatccAACTTTTAAGTTGACTTGGTTGGCCTTTTAGTTCTTAAATTTAGGTCACAAATCtgagggaaaaaatgaaaattatgaGAACAAATGCCAGCAGTCCAAGAAACAGACACtgaatcttcttttttttcagctcttccttttatattatatatagtaatatatatattttactatattacttatatttactgtattgtaATTCAACAGCTTATATTGCACGTGTTGGAAATTATGCATACACTGTACATTACTGGAGATTAGATGAATGGAGTTTATAGATGGAATTAAGTGATAAATTAAGAACAACATCaaaagtcagttgttattttttgttctgaaacagttcttgcaaaaacagtattgtgtcaaatgcatttgcaagaCCCATCAAGCACTCAGACCTCATGAAgacccaggaaagcaagacctctGCTGCAGCAAAGCGTTGGTTGCttgcacaaacatacagtacacacactttatacattgtgtgacagtGACCATTCCCAACTGTTATTTCTCTTACTCTTCTGCTCTCTTCTTTTCtatctcttctcctctctctgtttacctttttcttttttcctctacctatctctctgtctacATATACAGCTGCTTGCTTCTGAGCTGCCAGtcatccagaccccctctgccctctggagaTGTCTGACTTAtcctggttcctcttaaggttttttcctattaccatATCAGGaaggttggacaatgaaactggaatcctggttttagaccacaataattaattagtatggtgtagggcctcctgtTGCcaccaatacagcatcaattcatATTGGGAATGACAAATACatgtcctgcacagtggccagagggattttgagcaaTTCGTCTTCAAGAATAGTGaccaggtcactacgtgatgaAAATAGCATTCTAACCTCTCTGACATGACTTTCCTTCCATTTCCTTTGACTTCTTTCCATACTTTTTCCTTTtgatctttatttttatcatcttcttcttcttctttctgtcCCTAACTGATGAGGATGACTTAGAGGAGGAGTCAGATGAGCTCTCACTAGAGGATATTTGAAGACAAGGGTATTGTCTGGATGGAACCTGTGGCCTCTTTTCTAAGAGCTGTTAAAAACATCGGAAAAAGCACACAGGACCACAAAGATAAAAATCACATAATGAGACAACTGTACTATCATTTGAATAGATACTGTGTGATGGGAGACTAACCTGATGTCAGTTGTTCTTTTAGATAGTCTCTCTCCCTAGTCAGCTCATCAATCTTCTCCTTTTAATGTGCTAGTCTGATCTTACACATCTCCAACTCATGGGGTTTTCTTTTGTCTGCCAGCTGTGCAGTGGGGGCCATGGACACACCTAATTGAAAATAATTGTAcattatacaataaattaagATGTTTCTATTATGTCTAATGTTTCATACTGACCCACCCCTGTACATTAAGAGTACATTAAAATCATCATTACACAAGTCACATGTTAACAGGAAGGAAAATCCATGCAGCGCGGCACACTACCGCCCCTCTGGGCGTTCCCGGCCTTTGGACCTTATGATAGCTATCATCCATAAATCGTTCAACACAAACAATATACTCACTGCAAGTGCCACTGACAGCTATTTTATCCAATGTATCCATGTTCCTTTTGGCCCGGGTCCACACGCATTTTTTACTTTGCTCAGGGTCCTCCATGGCATAAATGCATTACTTTAGTATTCCTTACGTaaggtggcccagaagggcaaatcatctttcctgtatacagtatgtgcatgtcTTGTCCTATCTACGtgttttttgacatttaaatgtATGATTTTCCCGTGTAAATGTACCGATTTTCCCGTTTGTTCGCAAATACAGTACTTTTTCCCATATGAGAACTCTCTTTCTCCTGTATTTTGCAAGTTTAAAGCTTAAGCTAACGCGCAATGCACTATATGACTGATGTCAAAATGCAACTAAACACGGCACCGTGCTGGATATCAGCTCCAGAACTCATCATGATGGAATATTCCGTGAATTATAGCTTTGACACATATAACCTGCCTAAATATCGTTGCACACTAAGTTCATCACTCCACTGAAAAGTATTCCTTGATGGCAGTCAATAATGTTCAGGAATGAATTAAGGAACATGGTATACAGTTGAAGGTGTTGACCTAAAACATCTTTAGATCTTTAGATCGAGCGTCTGTGTCCTGTGGTGGAAAACAAGCCTGAACCATGAAGGCCCCACCTCACACTTTCCTgtacttaaaggatctgctccTAATGCCTTGGTGCcagatataaatttaaattcaaattcaaatttgaatgtttatttgtcacatacacagtcatacacagtacgatgtgcagtgaaatgctttagacaactgcccgtgaccttaaaataaaagcctatgaaatagaaaaataaatatgaaaaggaaaacagaaggtaaatttaactaagaaagaataaaataaaatataaaattaaaataaaataacataacataacataactgtacagtacaaaatatgcaataaaagagacatatatgaaaaatatagaaaaataagagacagctgAACTGTACAGaaccaaatatacaatataagaaacatatatgGAAAAAATATGGTAAATAGGAAAATAAGAACAGCTGTGCAATACAAAGATGTAGAATTTAGGACTATGTGTGGGAATGAGGTTGAATATAAATtgagtataaatagaaatgtcacgaatttaaagtgtttaaagtgtttaaagtgactgtccctctgtgtaacagaatgtccagggggtgtgcaaatatacttgaagtgacatatttaaagtgacttgtgataatttaacttaactaatgtccatgaatgtgtggttgtgcagtggccactagtgtaagtgaatgtccagaatgtccgcAGTGAGTGCAAAAAACATGTTtgtggatgtgcaaaatggatcagtactgtgtggtggactgattaagagaccgtatcgcctgcgggaagaagctcctcctcagtctcctctctgtgttggtcttcagggagcggaatcgctcaCTTTACCCCATTAATGTATTATTGTCAGTTCTACTGTAAtgccacaacattcatgtttctATTTAGTATAGATTTTAGGACATGATTGTAAACAATCAAGGAAGAAAATCAGGCTAAGTCTTAGGCACTATATTATTTTTAGTACAAATTTTGTAactttaaacataataaataacattacagaagaacatttgcatgtgtgtaaagAATGCATCATTTCACATGACAGACCACTTTTCAGATGGAAAAAACCCCACAATGTAGGCTCCTGGGATTTACATGAAAATACAATGCAAGCGTGACAAGCCATATAAAGATAACTCAAATTAGTAACCTTTATAGATGGCACCAATAGGTTATTTATTCAATGTCTGAATTTGACTGTTAAAACCTGTGTGGATGAAATAAGGTTTAAGgatgaaatttatttttaaatgtttatatgcTTTGCATAGCACACTATCTCTATCTTGTAAACCAATGCTGTTTGTTTCCTGTTTGCTCGAAACTGCATTTCCTGTTGCCGTAGTAATGAGTGTTTTGTCATCTTTGATGGATTCAAATCTGCACAATTTCTCATATTTTCCCTTTCTAAATTATCATATTCATTAATATACtatgccatgaaaaagtatttgcctttTCCTAtcttttatttgcatatttgtcacagataaattattaaaaacaaattaacaaaagatAATCAGAGTAAATATAAcatacagtttaaaaagattgtatttattaaaggaaaaaagctgttcGAACCTGCCTGGTCATATGTGAAAAGGTTAATTGCGCCTAAACCTAATAaatggttgtgccacccttggcggcaacaactgcaaattagtctcaaacatcgctgtggaggaaatttggcccactctttatttcagaattgttttaattcagccacactgGAGGGTTTTCAAGCATGATTGTCCCGTCTAAGGATCTGAATCGGCTTCAAGTCCGGGCaccactccaaaaccttaattttgttttttgagcAAGAGGTGGAcatgcttgtgtgttttagatcattatcctgctgcataacccaccTGAGCTTGAGCTTGATCGGGAAATGTTATATTAGCCTtatgttctttttggtcagcagtggctttttccttggaactctcccatggatgccattttggccagtttctttcttattgttgaatcacaAACACTAACCTTAActaaggcaagtgaggcctacAATCTTTAGATGATGTTTTGGGTTCTTCAATAAGCTCTTGGATGAGTCGTTGTTGTGCTTGTAGCGTTTTAACAAtgataatgaccatgaatagcttccggcattcttcatcattaataagtagggtttacataataaagacaacgaatAACGGTTggattgtccaccaataaatatagacattttaatgtggtcaatgccaacgcatccgtcatcattaataagtaaattttagctctgggtcagagttgtatcgaatctttaacgattcgggttgattaactgaatcaaaatttataatgtacactttatcgactacccgtccagcgtttagcacaatttagtgtatcttaccagttctggttatcacattaccaacggctataacacaaaatctagtatttagcaattatgagcaaggtaacacgatctgggcaaatgtttagactttaaaatacatgaacaaga
This genomic window contains:
- the LOC128514007 gene encoding lithostathine-2-like produces the protein MVIKEEKTWREALRFCRQNHVDLVSVQSQEMQNRVELVTQNVSTNASSMWIGLRHTCALGFWYWVTGETICYQNWAPGNGTGVEDCGDVERTGAMLSDSKEWISLPETQTLPFICVTF